One genomic window of Augochlora pura isolate Apur16 chromosome 5, APUR_v2.2.1, whole genome shotgun sequence includes the following:
- the LOC144469702 gene encoding uncharacterized protein LOC144469702, with product METLLPSEVARLVLGYLEDEKCVEAAKTFLETSPHLQECRTVLSKGRRFSTKVGGLTLTDVIEKFVAITTAIQERLSKIADCEQLRHCGDSVEQLKFLVEETRGQRFVVNINVPSQANAQISNGSPIISSNVRKRRHSNSDRERCKRLKLVSNASQQSEFPVSIGSDSVEATLLESLPGHAVTSCRSKYDACTKGEDHNACQQKYRDADQDDKNVETDGLGDNTFKDVNIGNFCMFEKCSAATSTEELLSYSCAEVQTTPYDTHESESETNDEPIENLSLLTKELLNRTELQERIAENINKAILPTDTSAKDEILNDTINSEVNSSIVFELNNAIKSIVEATESDPIFEKFLDEIIGPHVETDTSPDEDMEVKPNAKLSNDTREKQPETNTAELETTWVVEKPSNETETEDVVEVPLKHRLRSSSRQQNARIDDELRDQEKEHNALEDQNAAAILSIINANIVGSKSSDDKKSSHVAKDDGRLENESEKKLSIAEQLPNKDKATEMKSVRTDTEKDCGNDNKNGKSNGNGNNSDTVVHCNDVESKTRKPSVKRSRVIKPKPETAVNNTSNEHKPDEDIMTMPMLIVCSRQEQPQNVLATSANVTSIGSRFVPIMPKDTTTKNGKDLVETLYLKTVNVAQKAPIFNTYNEPKNLIVCANAALQTCQRGFVKLNCTPKGTPRTIDNLIANPDVLSSSNNNAEIATTNKCIGEESITLYGSENSAKTLLDSANLPTINLEDSISLSGTELSPYIKFNCNKNNQNQSLSDIDLTPIIQNVQTADTIHATAGFDDQQPSTSSLKTTEHDIISKRTPRSLLRSRSKNHRLSLSTPRKRSNHVRALDFNTPSKMMIMSNKLIEKNENTRLSPRSGTAKHLKSVRRTSLFRSPPFSSHVTMSTHKLKSPLKHCRLTSKLSIATKEPQPDFTDGWNKCNEVGIIIDNKEDLSQQTATTVATSVETNIKTRPKKTTSNTWDADLRKSLQIPIEECRKPRKVSKIPKLPKIKRVESTNDKTVTSRKVKKKDTPQILKEASQSNPVSDNTTNRIITSPVHNNTDTCYVVAKNENDALQPANHDVLQHNNDDTKLVHKDTEEQRQSSKAAEAIVEQKPMKKYAQLRTLETNLHKCNTSKKKQNSPGNNMEASLDALQQCSDLAKASVDIAQQMLQQQIPNLMALETPRKFQNSEIPPTPRLLSPSSNATLFPKINEDSNKIRSFINTPEFPRTPCIALTPKHSNESITAEDAEKEAFHSCSPYYKPTSEQDDRLDKSSKTSKLGNNFENSSTLVSQVSMQSVSSSHDTKKSINTYQTCVSAKLEITQFEVIKENLPKEEAVKEFKISLADSPSRYAKFKSDCAKDKAVNIVLAKDKHLPLEDDKTILHKEESNDDTASVASCSSSSSSSSSSSSSSSSSSSSSSSSSSFSSSPTSLPALSSKTFNLNRSKTTGAPDKSPANKKCNKLSSQTLHSQDSETLITENNSPKSKVKNVDVPCTTDSKQTMITLRKCESSPAKVLPIFKNDEELKNDMKETPAKDDSLLDEANISETPSSSKAGIEHLTNLSSKISEFISLEDRQLPKANQDLPVEKCTMKKLKQKPTIVDIQCLKSKKGSNSNPYLSHKLSTEPVAKCPSSSKLAVVSQLEAKRRRVIAKFREISKPNSSRGKLQQSRILLNGKRNINPRKAYSQYKRSGKTGGQIKENQDRTCKENKSEESNNNNNINNSDDNVNGNTIIGNDNGNSAVNDGDSKQNYSSVQGVLKVERCSLEYSKKQNETTNYSGETSIVCNETVTLETVEYSTTETINTLENLTGKNANNVETSNEIREKQLDSADFEEKNEICNVSLADKKQMETKTIELESSNTANDNDSREIKSDQNSLRNENNSTKGTTRQTKEYPSCRAGKAIGILKSKVDLVKRDLFSDEENEQRTSGTSKITNSNGENDIAVVSTKSVESENPKELSRVLQCLQLIPTCKNEHAGGIVSTMPTALTSTIATTEFRRKNNRGTDLNALMPNSVEYRFQYDDNAPFRKRRRRYSSHELEFEINIQTNDQGRDECVKVMTATHYEEIFNMSPKSRKRSGNRKSPVKTNLFPIQVYESVDKPPVTLTVANINSKPLATSSPVDKVPKPKVKKVTVKSVHTTNEKNLDAQSYNRKKTKVDKTRETDNNYTAKIIRRKLPEARDTKQVDKRQYTTDPQTLLNNIDLEKFLTSVHGPA from the exons ATGGAAACATTATTGCCGTCGGAAGTGGCACGACTTGTTCTTG GATACCTTGAAGATGAAAAATGTGTGGAAGCTGCCAAAACCTTTTTAGAGACATCGCCGCACTTACAAGAATGTCGTACAGTACTATCCAAGGGAAGACGATTCAGCACCAAAGTAGGTGGATTGACATTAACGGATGTCATAGAAAAGTTCGTTGCAATCACCACAGCAA TTCAAGAGCGCCTCAGCAAAATTGCAGATTGCGAACAGTTAAGACATTGTGGGGACTCAGTGGAGCAATTAAAGTTTCTTGTTGAAGAAACACGTGGTCAGCGATTTgtagttaatattaatgttcctTCACAG GCTAATGCCCAAATAAGTAATGGATCTCCAATAATATCCAGTAACGTTCGTAAAAGACGTCACAGCAACAGCGATCGTGAACGATGCAAGCGTTTGAAATTAGTATCAAACGCGTCTCAGCAGTCGGAATTTCCAGTTTCTATAG GTTCCGACAGCGTAGAAGCAACGCTATTAGAAAGTTTACCAGGTCATGCTGTCACGTCGTGTCGATCCAAGTATGATGCTTGCACAAAGGGAGAAGATCACAATGCGTGTCAACAAAAATACCGAG ATGCCGATCAAGATGATAAAAACGTGGAAACGGATGGTCTTGGTGACAATACATTCAAAGATGTCAACATAGGAAATTTTTgtatgtttgaaaaatgtagcGCGGCTACGAGTACAGAAGAGTTATTGAGTTATTCGTGCGCAGAAGTTCAAACCACTCCGTATGATACACACGAATCCGAATCAGAAACCAATGATGAACCTATAGAAAATCTAAGT TTACTGACAAAAGAGCTTTTAAATCGTACCGAATTACAAGAACGTATagcggaaaatattaataaagctaTACTACCAACAGATACATCTGCGAAAGACGAAATTCTGAATGATACGATCAACAGCGAAGTAAACTCCTCTATCGTGTTCGAGTTgaataatgcaattaaatcTATAGTCGAGGCAACGGAATCTGAtccaatttttgaaaaatttctcgatGAAATAATTGGACCACACGTAGAAACCGACACAAGTCCAGACGAAGATATGGAGGTGAAACCAAACGCAAAACTTTCAAATGACACCCGAGAAAAGCAACCTGAAACGAATACGGCGGAACTAGAGACGACTTGGGTGGTAGAAAAACCATCAAATGAGACAGAAACGGAAGACGTTGTAGAAGTACCCTTGAAACATAGACTTCGCAGTTCATCAAGGCAGCAAAATGCTCGCATTGATGACGAACTACGCGATCAAGAGAAAGAACATAACGCCCTAGAGGATCAAAATGCTGCAGCAATTCTGAGTATAATAAACGCAAATATTGTCGGTAGTAAATCATCGGACGACAAGAAAAGCTCACATGTTGCGAAAGATGACGGACGTTTGGAAAACGAAAGCGAAAAGAAGTTGTCAATTGCTGAACAGTTGCCGAACAAGGACAAGGCTACCGAGATGAAATCGGTACGCACCGATACCGAAAAAGACTGTGgtaatgacaataaaaatggcaagAGTAACGGCAATGGCAATAATAGCGACACAGTTGTCCACTGTAACGATGTCGAATCGAAAACGAGAAAACCGTCGGTGAAACGATCACGTGTCATAAAACCGAAACCCGAGACGGCAGTTAACAATACATCGAACGAACACAAACCCGATGAAGATATAATGACAATGCCAATGTTAATAGTATGCTCAAGGCAGGAGCAGCCTCAAAACGTGCTTGCCACAAGTGCTAATGTAACGTCTATTGGCTCGCGCTTTGTTCCTATTATGCCTAAAGATACGACAACTAAAAATGGTAAAGATTTGGTGGAAACGTTGTATTTGAAAACTGTGAACGTAGCTCAAAAAGCACCAATTTTCAACACTTACAACGAGCcgaagaatttaattgtttgcgCGAACGCAGCTTTACAAACATGTCAGAGGGGATTTGTTAAACTGAACTGTACACCGAAAGGCACACCTAGAACCATTGATAATTTGATCGCAAATCCTGACGTGTTAAGTAGTAGCAACAATAACGCCGAAATTGCAACTACTAATAAATGTATCGGTGAGGAATCGATTACTCTTTATGGGAGTGAAAACAGCGCAAAAACTCTACTGGATAGTGCGAATTTGCCCACGATAAACTTAGAAGACAGTATCAGTTTGTCGGGTACAGAGTTGTCTCCGTACATAAAGTTCAATTGCAATAAGAATAATCAGAATCAAAGCTTGTCGGATATCGATTTGACACCCATCATCCAAAATGTACAGACTGCTGACACGATACATGCAACCGCCGGCTTCGATGATCAACAACCTTCTACTTCCAGTTTGAAGACAACAGAACATGATATCATCAGCAAACGCACGCCCAGATCTTTGTTGAGAAGTAGATCGAAAAATCACAGATTAAGTTTATCGACACCTAGAAAGAGAAGCAATCACGTGAGAGCGCTTGATTTTAATACTCCGTCAAAGATGATGATtatgtcgaataaattaatcgagaaGAACGAGAACACGCGTCTTTCACCTAGATCTGGGACAGCAAAACACCTTAAATCCGTACGTAGAACGTCTCTGTTTAGATCACCGCCTTTCTCCAGTCATGTTACAATGAGCACGCATAAACTGAAGAGTCCACTGAAACATTGCCGACTGACCTCTAAGCTTTCTATTGCAACGAAGGAACCCCAACCAGACTTTACTGATGGTTGGAATAAATGTAACGAAGTGGGCATAATTATCGACAACAAAGAAGACCTGTCGCAACAAACTGCAACGACCGTAGCGACTTCGGTTGAAACCAACATTAAAACTCGACCCAAGAAAACTACGAGCAATACTTGGGATGCAGATTTGCGAAAGTCTTTGCAAATCCCGATAGAAGAGTGCCGAAAGCCGCGAAAAGTTTCAAAAATACCAAAATTGCCAAAAATCAAAAGAGTCGAATCTACAAATGATAAAACAGTAACGTCacgaaaagttaaaaaaaaagatacgcCACAGATTCTCAAAGAAGCTAGTCAAAGTAATCCTGTTTCAGATAACACAACTAATAGAATCATCACCTCGCCGGTCCATAATAATACTGATACTTGTTACGTTGTtgcgaaaaatgaaaacgatgCATTGCAACCAGCTAATCACGATGTTTTGCAGCACAACAATGACGATACTAAACTTGTTCACAAAGACACGGAAGAGCAACGCCAATCATCAAAAGCTGCAGAGGCAATTGTTGAACAGAAACCTATGAAAAAATATGCGCAGTTGAGAACATTGGAAACcaatttgcataaatgtaATACCAGTAAGAAGAAACAAAACTCGCCCGGGAATAACATGGAAGCGTCTTTGGATGCGTTGCAACAATGCTCAGACTTGGCAAAGGCTTCCGTGGATATCGCACAGCAGATGCTACAACAACAAATACCCAATTTAATGGCTCTGGAAACACCAAGAAAATTTCAGAACTCCGAGATACCACCGACGCCGAGATTACTCAGCCCCAGTAGTAACGCAAccttatttccaaaaattaacGAGGATTCCAACAAGATACGTAGTTTCATAAACACGCCGGAATTTCCGAGAACACCTTGCATAGCATTAACTCCGAAACACTCAAACGAAAGTATTACCGCAGAGGACGCAGAGAAAGAAGCATTTCACAGTTGTTCTCCATATTATAAACCTACGTCCGAGCAAGACGATCGTTTGGATAAATCGTCGAAGACATCTAAACTAGGGAATAATTTCGAGAATTCATCTACATTGGTGTCACAGGTTTCGATGCAGTCTGTATCGTCTTCTCATGACACCAAGAAATCGATCAACACCTATCAAACCTGTGTGTCGGCTAAATTGGAAATAACGCAATTCGAAGTGATCAAAGAGAATCTACCGAAAGAAGAAGCagtgaaagaatttaaaatatctctgGCTGATTCGCCGAGTCGTTACGCGAAGTTCAAATCCGATTGTGCGAAGGATAAAGCTGTAAATATCGTTTTGGCGAAAGACAAACATCTACCACTCGAGGATGATAAAACAATCTTACACAAGGAAGAGTCAAACGACGATACAGCATCCGTCGCATCGTGTtcgtcctcctcttcttcctcttcttcttcgtcttcttcttcttcatcttcctcttcatcttcctcttcttcgtcCTCGTTCTCTTCGTCGCCGACGTCTCTGCCTGCATTATCCtcgaaaacatttaatttgaatCGTTCGAAAACAACGGGTGCACCGGACAAATCGCCCGCCAACAAAAAGTGCAATAAACTTTCTAGTCAAACTTTGCACTCACAGGATTCGGAAACATTGatcacagaaaataattcaccgAAATCAAAGGTGAAAAATGTGGATGTACCGTGTACGACTGATTCAAAACAAACTATGATCACCTTAAGAAAATGCGAGTCATCGCCGGCAAAAGTACTACCAATATTCAAGAACGatgaagaattgaaaaatgacaTGAAAGAAACTCCTGCGAAAGATGATTCTCTGTTAGACGAAGCAAACATCTCGGAAACACCCAGCAGTTCGAAAGCAGGTATTGAACATCTGAccaatttatcttcaaaaatttcaGAGTTCATAAGTTTGGAGGATCGGCAATTACCCAAAGCGAATCAAGATTTGCCTGTGGAAAAATGTACGATGAAAAAGTTGAAGCAAAAGCCTACGATAGTTGACATACAATGCCTAAAATCGAAAAAGGGTTCAAATTCAAATCCGTATCTTAGCCACAAGCTCTCGACTGAACCTGTTGCAAAATGTCCTAGTAGTAGCAAACTGGCAGTGGTATCGCAATTAGAAGCGAAGCGCCGACGTGTAATTGCCAAATTTCGAGAAATCTCCAAACCCAATTCATCTCGTGGTAAACTTCAGCAGTCGCGGATCCTTTTAAATGGTAAAAGGAATATCAATCCGCGGAAAGCATACAGTCAATATAAACGTTCGGGAAAGACCGGTGGACAGATTAAGGAGAACCAGGATAGGACATGCAAAGAAAACAAATCCGAAGagtccaataataataataacattaacaataGCGATGATAACGTTAATGGCAATACTATCATTGGTAATGATAACGGAAATTCTGCAGTTAACGATGGCGATAGCAAACAAAATTACTCGTCTGTGCAAGGTGTACTAAAAGTAGAAAGATGTAGTTTGGAATACTCAAagaaacaaaacgaaacgacAAATTATAGCGGAGAAACAAGCATTGTGTGCAATGAAACCGTGACGTTGGAAACTGTAGAGTATTCGACTACCGAAACGATAAACACATTGGAAAATTTGACCGGTAAAAATGCGAACAATGTGGAAACTAGCAATGAAATTCGAGAGAAACAATTGGATTCGGCCGATTTtgaagagaaaaatgaaatttgtaacGTGAGTCTTGCGGACAAGAAACAAATGGAAACAAAAACGATAGAATTAGAGTCAAGCAATACAGCTAATGATAATGATTCGCGAGAGATCAAGTCTGATCAGAATTCTTTAAggaacgaaaataattcaaccaaGGGAACCACGCGTCAAACGAAGGAATATCCGAGCTGTCGCGCTGGTAAAGCAATTGGCATTTTAAAGTCTAAGGTGGATTTGGTGAAACGAGATTTGTTTAGCGACGAAGAAAACGAACAGAGAACTTCGGGTACTTCCAAGATTACGAATAGCAACGGAGAAAATGATATCGCTGTAGTGTCCACTAAAAGCGTTGAATCAGAAAATCCGAAAGAGTTGTCGCGCGTTCTTCAATGCCTGCAATTGATTCCTACTTGCAAGAACGAGCATGCAGGTGGGATCGTATCCACTATGCCGACTGCATTGACCTCAACGATTGCAACTACCGAATTCAGGCGCAAAAACAACCGTGGGACTGATCTAAATGCGTTGATGCCTAATTCGGTCGAGTATCGTTTCCAATATGATGACAATGCTCCATTTAGGAAGAGGAGACGTAGGTACAGTAGTCATGAGTTAGAGTTTGAAATCAACATTCAAACGAACGATCAAGGTCGAGACGAATGCGTCAAAGTAATGACCGCTACCCActacgaagaaatatttaacatgtcTCCGAAATCGAGAAAACGATCGGGTAACAGAAAATCGCCTGTCAAGACTAATTTATTTCCCATCCAAGTCTACGAGTCTGTCGACAAACCACCTGTTACGTTAACAGTGGCAAATATCAATAGCAAGCCACTGGCCACGTCGTCTCCTGTAGACAAGGTGCCGAAACCTAAGGTGAAAAAGGTCACCGTAAAAAGTGTACACAcgacaaatgaaaaaaatctCGACGCTCAATCATATAACAGAAAAAAGACGAAAGTTGATAAAACTCGTGAAACTG ATAACAATTATACCGCAAAAATTATCCGAAGAAAACTGCCAGAAGCAAGAGACACCAAACAG GTCGATAAACGGCAGTACACAACGGATCCGCAAACGCTATTGAACAATATAGACttggagaaatttttaacgtCTGTTCACGGACCTGCATAA
- the Ssb-c31a gene encoding single stranded-binding protein c31A, with the protein MPKSKEYVSTDEDSSEEDVKPKKKQKRSKESDDKEAKPSKKVEKETRENEDTSWDLGNNRQVSVRDFKGKLYVDIREMYFDKDANMKPGKKGICLNMTQWRKLLSVVEDVDKVVKSKG; encoded by the exons ATGCCAAAATCAAAGGAATATGTGTCGACCGACGAGGACAGCAGCGAGGAG GATGTAAAGCcaaagaagaagcagaagaggAGTAAGGAGTCCGATGATAAGGAGGCAAAGCCATCAAAGAAAGTGGAAAAAGAAACACGGGAGAATGAAGATACATCATGGGATCTCGGAAATAATCGTCAAGTTAGTGTGCGGGATTTTAAAGGAAAACTATATGTCGATATTCGAGAAATGTACTTTGACAAGGATGCGAATATGAAACCTGGGAAGAAAG GTATCTGTTTGAATATGACTCAGTGGCGAAAGTTACTATCAGTAGTGGAGGATGTTGACAAAGTAGTCAAATCCAAAGGCTAA